Proteins from one Mycoplasma sp. Pen4 genomic window:
- a CDS encoding leucine-rich repeat protein: protein MKEHSWKQKLTYVDFPELERISDSAFKDSTLKSINAPKLKEIGDSSFIGAKLTYVDFHELEKIGNNAFYNSSFESINVPKLKYIELNPFSRTPNEEN from the coding sequence ATCAAGGAGCATTCGTGGAAGCAAAAATTAACTTATGTAGATTTTCCTGAGTTAGAAAGAATAAGTGATAGTGCATTCAAAGATTCAACCCTCAAATCAATCAACGCTCCAAAACTAAAAGAAATAGGTGATTCTTCATTTATAGGTGCAAAATTAACGTACGTAGATTTCCATGAATTAGAAAAAATAGGCAACAATGCATTTTATAATTCATCATTCGAATCAATCAACGTCCCAAAATTAAAATATATAGAATTAAATCCTTTTAGCCGGACTCCTAATGAAGAAAATTAA